The window ACATTAGGAGGGAAGGAttggctagttttttttttaatattgtttatatatatatatatttttatgatgacatatataaattaaattacaaaggtaagggattgattaaataattctagATTCTTGCCAGTTGTTGAATCTTGTTTCAAAAAGTAggtatgtttattaacaattgGTTGACAATTTATTACTGGaatacagttaaattaatgtgttacaaagaaactacttttatatttatttataaaaaaaaaagaacttatatcCTATAGTTACAATATGAGGGTGAAATATTCTGTTTTGCAAATATGCTAAGTCtaactaggattcaaacccaCAAACTTCCAGATGAATAGTTGAGAGAGAtcttactattgttttaaaaacgttgatggtattttagatgtattttataaaaaaataatttattttgattttttaaatttaattgagagAATAACATGTTGGTAATGAAATGTGTCTATTAATGTGATTAATGTAGATTAACTGTCATTTGTCGGttgttaagaagtaaataatcttaattttaaaagttgtaatttttcttttatattatgttaataaggtagtaaaaaatgtatgtcagaaaactttaaatatcactATTTAATGTCTATTCGTTACATGATgcgtagaataaattatatataaataaatattattatctataaataaataatatattttaatcataaagatatttaattgtattgataatatacacaaattttgttttaaataaattagaaaagaagTACATGCAGATGAAATAAGAAGAGcagaaattattgcattttagtagcagatgcttttttaaagtttatcagaaaaaattaaagtaataaactattttttaattgttattgttaatgtcattgttaaataacataataacattgttattgtttaattgttattgttaattagtggtgatattatataatataaaatgaattttatattttaatgcacgCTTATGTACTGTACTGTTCACAAATTATTTGTGCCCTAAAATTTAGATAGTGTGCAAttcataattaatgaagttaattgttccttcagtgattatattatttaaaattaattatggttcattgaattaattattaattaccatagttaattattttaatttaacaaattatttattatattttattatataagtaatggAGCTAGTcatgaatttaatgttttgtatatataattttagtgtcaataaatgataatgatttaactgacttttttttattgttgtacaatTCTGATTATCTGATCTACATCTTAGTCTGTATAAAGCATtgaatatatattacagaattatattattcatttttttaaattaatatcttatttataaatataatttcttttcagtaacataaataataaacatgtatttttgtgtattttgagaATAATGGTTTTTTCACTTAGTTCAGTAATCATGAAATGGGTTTATCACAAATggcgtatttaatttttcaacgaatTTATCACTTGCAATGGAATATGGCTTTCTTCACTTGTTTTGTGCATTAGTTCATCCTTCGCTAAAGgagaacagtttatttttaatgaattaccattaatttataataataaataattactcatatattttaatctttgaaaatccGATAGATTAAACTTAtcataataatttccaattataGATTATCCTGCATCTTTGGTTGGTATAGaattctataactacattaaaatatattcttttaataatttgttattccagattgttttctgttttgaaattttgaattacattaaaaaatgtacctgtaaactttgctgtccagtactggaatgatttaatctttgaaatacctttaattcttaaaagaatacattcttataattatacaagtaaagtatattaatataatataagcgtgtcccaaaaaaaatcatctgatttgaattatttatattttgaaaactattcaatataaaaacataacattattaattttgtattaaagtttttctaCATAGAAAGTCATGGGTGCTCAACATACTCGGAATACATCCACACTAGTTGAATTCATCCCACACTTTTTTCCCGTTGGAATTGGGAAATTTGCCTAACCCAAATGCCCAGCAGCCcatacatactgggtgtgtggggttcaccgtCTACTGCAGTGGTACCCACTAAAAACCACTCCCTCATGTGATGTGGTGTTGGAATTGCCATTAAAACATTACCTCAATATCATGTGCATCCACACACCTTACATTCATACCAAATACATCTCATTCACATGCTACTGTACACTGTATGCAACTCTTCTAATATATACAAACttcacttatttacattttttttttcaccctactcccctgggccagacatacaattaagtaaagctgAGCCCagggtatatatatttgttcttttttattttgtccttttactctaaggcaGCCAACCTGCCAACTGGCAGTAAATCTGGCACGGCAGTCTGGCCCCCCTGTTCAGATATTTGATCTttattttgcctgcctctaatctccaggAGGGAGTAACAAGGCCCAACTATGTCACTCCTGGGACTTTTTTTGTCCTTCAGTTTGAAGATGGCTGCCGTCACCTCATCTTGTGTGAAGCGCTTTCTGTCACACTTGATGTATTCAGTAGCACCGTTATCTTTGCAAGAAAACAATCTAATCAGTGGGAGTCTCTCTATCTCCTCCATGAGGATGGGGAGCCGCCTACTAAATCGTTTCATAGCGATTTGATAGGCTCGTCCTCATGGATCTGAATTGAGCTTTCTGCAgaattttctccatttatttttttagactgcttgatttcataatttagtaAGTGTCATGAAGCTACATATCTTTTTGCGCAGCCTCTTCATATGCATCTCCTCCTGCAACCCTTAACCGCTATTTTTGGCATCATAAACTCTGAAGATCACTTTGCATATGCACTATTTGCACAGTCCACAAATATACTGAGTAAGAGCATCAAATTTCTACCATCTCTGCTCTGTCTGGCAACATTTTCAACAACAGTTGCAACTTGCCTTCATGTCAGTCTTAAAAGGTTTCTCAATGGCTATCACACAAAACAATGGGTCTTCGATTTCTAACAGTGTGGCCAAGTGATTACTTGCCGTTTTGTCCTGCAGGACTGTCCAGTTACACTTGGAGCGCTCCCATCATCTGTCCATTATGGTTAAATCCAGAATTGAGATATGTCCCCTCGCCACACAGGTAGGTGTGTGGTCATTTAAGCAGTAAAGACAATTCACTGTCATGGGGTCTGAAAGAACCTTGCCGTGCAGTTTTTGTAAGGACTACTGGCGACAACAGCCTTACAATTCAAGTAACCCATCAGGATGATCTTCCTGGGCGTTTTGGCAATGACATCGTTGAGTCTACCCACAAATGCCTCAAACTCATGAAATTCACAGTTGGAAATTCAACAGATATGATTTATGTGAAAtcagatatttttgcaaaacgtGGATTTCCTAGATGGTGGTAGGGTACAtgatatcctaaaaaaaatttatttttggtcctatttggttcatattcagaatatatattagttacatgaaacgagatatttttgcTAAAATGGACCTCCTAGGTTGTGGTTGAgtcgtgatatttcaaaaaaaattatttatggtccgatttggatcatatttagaatatatttttcttacatgaAACGAGATTTTTTTGCGATGTCGTGGGAtcgtggtattaaaaaaaaaaatttatttatggtcaaatttggctcatattcagaatatatctTTGCTACGTGAAACgacatatttttgcaaaacatggaccTCCTAGGTGGTGGTGGAgtcgtgatatttcaaaaaaaatttctttatgtctGATTTAGTTGAATGTATTTCctgaatgtatttaataatttatttaatatgtatatcatATCAAATATGTTAATCacagaatataattaaagttagaaGAGTAAGccagtcaaaaagtaaaataaatctttattatcctcAAATAACACAGTTACAATTAAACAAGACAGAAAACTCAGccgattatttcaagtacataacctacatctttatttataattataacattcaaaacataagttattttaaatctaaatttgattcaataaaaaataaaaagacatttcaATCCTATTTTCTTCTGTATGCATCatcttcagtttaatattttattaaactgtaatattttgtctatattttagtgtaaatatatattattctgatttgattataagataaaaaattacgctAAGCAAACCATGTTTTTCATGCTACTGAATTaagaagaatttatatatatacacagtattcATGAAGTatagtaacactgaaataaatttcaactcttaAAATGAGATTCAGCAAATGGTTTAcctcaaaaaatctattttttggttaaaaacctACCGCATCCCAAGGTCCCCTCTTCAAGgccaactcaaaaatctttaaaGGAAAGGCTAGAGTTGTGATACATTATTCTAATAGGTAACTCTAACTAAAATGGtggtcatttaatgttttttcagtTATGTACAAAAGTAACTCTTAAACAGTaacagtgaaataataaaaaaaataaaattcagcaaatGCTTCACCTCAAAGCGATCTAGCTTTCAATGCGAGTTGTTATTTGTTTCTACTGTGGGGGCTACCTTTGAAACTAGCTGAAAAATATCAGATGGCTGCTATTTTGATTAGGGTTGTTGTAATCtaaagttttcattaaacatttttgagctGCTCTACATGGAagctttcttttctgtttagcctctggaaccaccaccatcctcatcagaggatgaatgtaaatgaagtgtcagatcaaccattcctaagatgtgtggttaattgaaaacactggtatccacaatctagtattgaaatccgtaaaaaagtaacatgAAAGCTTGGGGTGGTTAATCCATCTCTTAAATCACTGGCATAAATTAGTgactttttatatgatttttattctcaaatattttctctttaatgcAGTGATCCTCCTAATTGTTACCTAATCACCAGCTGTACCTATTGACAACATGAACCCTATAAGTTGAACCTAAGTAACGTAAGTCACTGAGTTATAATTTTGATCTTTGTTATGTTTCCTTGagctgtattttaatatttaattaatttggttaactttaaaaactgtaagattttttatctttacagtTTTACAACACATTAAATGaggcaaaatttttatgaaaataaactttcaatatGCAGAAtaagacagagacagagacagcgacagacagacacagagagagagagacagagacagagatagagatagagagaaagtgacagacagagagagagagagagacagatagaaAGTGTCAGTCAAAGagaaagagacagagagagagagaaagtgacagacagagagaaagagagagagagagacagatagaaAGTGTCAGTCAAAGAGAAAGAGACAGAGCGAGAGAAAGAGACAAAGAGGGATAGAGACagagagacaaagagagagagagaaaaacatagagagagacagagagaaacacacacagaaagagagagagagagagagagagagacaaagagagaCAGAGAAAAACACAGAGAGACAgggagaaagacagagagagagacaaagagagagagtgatacagtgagagagacagaaagagggagaacgagagagagagagacagagagtgcgaaagagagagaaagagacagacagagagagcgtgagagacagagagagagtgagagatagtgacatacagagagagagacaaaTAGAAAGTAACAGACAGagccagagagagagagagacagagtaaGAGTGTAAGACAGACagaaagagacagacagagaATGTGAGAGGcacatatagagagagagagagagagagagcgacagAGACAGAGTAACAGtgtgagacagacagagagaaagtgagaggcacatagagagagagagagagagagagagtgagagacagtGGTGGAGACAAAGAGAGGCGAAaaacagagacagagagagagagaaagagaaagacagagagataGACAGTgacaaacagagagagagagacaaagagggatacagacagacagagacagcGACAGTGACACCGACACAGAGACAGggacagagagagtgagagaacgagagagagaaaaacacagataaagacaaagagtgagagagaaagagagatacaaagagagagagagagagacggacagagagagaaagagagagagaggcagagacagagagagagtgggaGACAGATAGAAAGTGACAGAGAAAGAGAGTGACAAAGAGGGATAGAGACAGAGAGAGTGACAAAGAGGgatagagacagagagagagagagagagagagaggcgaaaagacagagagagagagagagagagagagagagagtgattggcAGAGAAAGAACAagagagagaaaaacacagagagagaaagagaaagagagcaagtaagagagagagagacagagacagataaaaacagagagagaggCAGATAGAGAAAGGCAGAGAgtgagaaagacagagagagagagagacaaagagagatagagagacaatgagagagagagcgagacaAGAGAGAGTTTGAGaggcagacagagagagagagagagagagagagagaagatagacagatagaaagtgaaagagagagagagagacagagagaaggaaagagaaagacagagacagagacaaagagagagagagacacacacacacacagtgacaGAGAgttagagagacagagacagataaAGACAGAGATataggcagagagagagagacacagtgACAGAGAgttagagagacagagacagataaAGACAGAGATataggcagagagagagagagtcagagTAAGAGAGTGAGTCagagagaggaagagagagatagagagtgaCACAGTGACAGAGACAGATAAAGACAGAGATATaggcagaaagagagagagagtgagattcAGAGTAAGAGAGTGAGTCAaagagaggaagagagagagagaaagacagagagacagcgatagagagagagagaaggaaagagaaagacagagacaGCGACAGAGTCACAGAcggagagagagacagagatacAGAGTGAGCGAGAGAGATTGACAGAGCGAGTCAGAGAAAAACATAGAGAcaaagagaagagagagagagagagaaaacgagagagagtgagagacagtgatagggagagagagagacaaagagtgagatagagagagacacacacacaaagagaagagagagagagagaatgagagagagtgagagacagagatagggagagagagagacaaagagtgagatagagagaaagacacacacaaagagaagagagagagagagaacgagagagagtgagagacagagaTAGGGAGAGAGAGcgacatagagagagagagagagagagaaagagacaacaacagtgacagagagagacagtgaTAGTGAGACAGAGAAAGAGCGACAcagggaaagagagagagacagacagacagagtaagagtgtgagagagaaagagacagacagagagagagtgagagacagagagaaagagacagacagagagagagagagagagtgagagacagacagagagattGTGAGAGGCACATATAGAGAGAGACTggcatagagagagagagagagagtgagagacagagatagggagagagagagcgacatagagagagagacagtggGAGACAGAGGTAGGGAGAGAGAGagcgacagagagagagagagagagaaagagacaacaACAGTGATAGTGAGACAGAGAAAGAgcgacagagggagagagagacagacagattaagagtgtgagagagaaagagacacacagagagagagtgaaagacagagagaaagagacagacagagagtgAGACACACACAACAAAAAGAGCGAGAGAGATAGAAAGTGGGATACAGGgatagagagagagacagagtgagacAGGTACAGAGACAGaaagagagaaagtgagagagatGTAAATATCTTGTCAATTTTGTGGTCTCAACTATtatctaattttaacaaaattataactttaattattaaaaaaataatcttttaaaatataaaataacagtggtgtaatttgaaattaaacagtgttgcattaaaaagtataacaaatacatatttatcctattaaaaaacatctttattataatcttcaatattaactatgtattttataaataagaaatggaatttttttattgtacaaaaattaacACCCGATCATAATTTTAGTTCGGAAATTTTTCATtacactaaattattaaatatttattaatatattttaagtttgatttgcttactacagaataaaatatttattaataacattgtgtttaacaaatacaatttagtacgccaatgtcattttgtttaaaaaatctgaacaaaaGTGAAGAGTAAAAAAAGAGTACTGTAAAAAAACAGTTTCTCTGAAATGTGCAACTCATCTgatataattacagtaaaaaacaacTAATGGATAAAGCAGGTGATGATCGTAAAATTCCAACATCTGCTTCATCATTAACTCTTTTCATAACAAATCCTGAGCTTTTCACAACcagtcatataaaattattacagatataaTCTGCTTTTAGTACTTGGgagtttaatattcttattttaattgagattaaaataattatattttattgacttaaatgaatatctgattaaaaaaaaaaaccttgaaataaataaaaaattattcacgtgAAGGAGTAGACAGTTAATCTTTAAGgagttaatggaaaaattaaatattgagttagttgaaatgattaataaaatctaatccaCGGTCGAcacataaaaaaccaaaaatagacCTGTAACTTACCATCCAAATAAAGCTGGATGTTTCACTTACATCACCGCTATGAACCAGAGCAAAAGCGTATATTGATAATGTAATTACAAAGCAAACATGTGcaataagtaacaataaaaatatcagtttcatTTTCTTCCACTTTAAAGAAAGAAGTGCCTCTATTAATGGATGCTGTATTATTGAATTGCCACGTTCTtctactaataataacaatattgatttttgtttcgtaatattttttgGCATTAACAAATCAAAATCAAGCAatatctgttgtaaaaaaagaaagtatttaaaattatttccttaaaaaaagtattattagtttttaaaaaatcaatactatttactaatttattttgttgactttaaatgataaaaatagattttttaaatattaactcaatatttttttttatacttaaaaactttttttactaattttttattaacatgataactattttaggaaattaaaaatgaacttaatacaatatttattaatgtattcaatgaataaaatacattattaatttatcagtgaATAAGATTTCTGAAAAAGAATTGCAACATTTAATGCTTGAATAATTACAGGATGATACTATaaggtttaattaaataatcaaaccaattctaaaaagattttcagaaggcattaccatattatttttttattgtttattaataaaatgtaaaaaattgtgagCCATTCATTATAACTCTTTTCGCAGATGATACAATTATATTCTGTTCCCCACAAAGCTAAACATCTgggttttttattaaatgaaaagttctcatgagatgatcaaattgattttctttGCAATAAAATCAGGCTGTACTCTTTTAAActaaaatgctttaataaaatactaagctTGTCAttgttgttaaatgtttatttataatattattatcattattactacatataaagtataatatcaccTTGGGGAACTTCTTCAAAAAatcagaacgagtttttaagatacaaaattcAGCTGACAGATGATTATCTGGTTAGTATGTAGCTGATTATCTGTCATACTTAACCATAATCATTGACAAAAAACATAGCAGTTATTATTGTctatataactgtatttttttgtgtgaaatgGCCCAATAATGGCCTATTCATTACACAGTAAACCCTCGTCCCTGTTGTGATAAATGAAAAGCCTGACCCAGAATTTATGAGAAAGTCAAGCCTCCAAATCTTTCCtaaagtaaaaattcatgaatgttcattcataaaaacatttaatggggtataaattttgttttgtttaaaacaaaaaaaactgttatattaaaCTGTActagcaattaattaaattttttttacgtaaagaaATTCGtctatcaatataaataaatgaactaaatttttttaaactatataataaaaataaaattaccttacaTCCATGATCACTGCTAAGTACAGAATTATGTtgggtaaatgtaattttagaatcAACTATTCTAAGTAAAAAATCAACAGGACGTGTCAAATTTGTGAATATTTCATCAACAACAGTAACGCCAGTATTTGTTTCAGCAGCTAAATCACCACCCTTTTTCAATAAAGCACTGAGACAATCCTTGTGGCCAGAGGATGCTGCTTTATGCAATGGTGTACAACCAGCCTGCAAATCATTAAAAACcatgtaagataatttttaaatatttatcatttcaaatgTTCTGCATTTCTTATTTATCCTGCAAATATGAGATATCTCTTATCAAATACGTAATACAATTCTTAACTGTGGAAGAGTCCTCTGcccataatttattgaaaataagtgATTTACAGTTGCAatgtctgttaaaaattaaaagataactttgacaaatgttttttttttttttgttaagtattatGTACAAGGAGCAGCTGAAACATAATGCACACTGAAATGTAAAACAGGAGAAAACAGTGTCTGTTCTCAACTGCAAAACTGATAGGAGCTGCCATCTTGAGTTTCATTCCTTTCCTAGGAACATTCCAAAACTCACTGACCCATGCAATCTAATTTTCTGTCACGTCATCATTGTTATGTAGTATAATACACCTGCCACGTTAAGGCATCTAACACAATATGctatgattgaatt of the Lycorma delicatula isolate Av1 chromosome 10, ASM4794821v1, whole genome shotgun sequence genome contains:
- the LOC142331700 gene encoding uncharacterized protein LOC142331700 translates to MNRSRLNILNITIYIKMGLYNFRPSVCPVPLEVHISGFPGKHYCPRMATMNRPTFQAIRQHSPAQPVLIFVSSRRQTRLTALDLIAFLAGEEEPKQWLHTNEQAGCTPLHKAASSGHKDCLSALLKKGGDLAAETNTGVTVVDEIFTNLTRPVDFLLRIVDSKITFTQHNSVLSSDHGCKILLDFDLLMPKNITKQKSILLLLVEERGNSIIQHPLIEALLSLKWKKMKLIFLLLLIAHVCFVITLSIYAFALVHSGDVSETSSFIWMFDHKQFLNDTSFAVIRNYDMLQRFLNVDSSYDIINFTY